A genome region from Musa acuminata AAA Group cultivar baxijiao chromosome BXJ3-5, Cavendish_Baxijiao_AAA, whole genome shotgun sequence includes the following:
- the LOC135582853 gene encoding N6-adenosine-methyltransferase non-catalytic subunit MTB-like isoform X1, protein MEGSESSRSRSKRDFEEITEARSSRMEVYDDWEGTDKKKHKSSKSRKHADIEEIDEQDSGRRKVLEDRNDARKKSAGSGDEDDYSMRRDSRSKLPRMNADERIEKRSGDGYRDRDLESTRKKRDDGNEGEFPRKTSLKVSGHEISDNKTRNKADSSCDGENEKPHDRDSRYLERKESSRDKKDQGQNEQEKNPQRRRWDEVETSRKADESSHADRSDSRVRKASEHSKHELHGDRELDFRNDSGEGKSRVLDASGEKSSRSGNRDDRREDNLRGRSWGRSEAQDEESRVINASHETKSNVVRDDRQRRVRERSTGSTEDAELNTHSYSSKQLSEKGEKQRQQRNSEHGSRDEVENWDKSNMDEDARSRTWGKGGRDSRRYKRSRSPERSGRNHREFDEHDRGFSDSDNERGTSVKGAWSDKNRDWETSKDHWKRSQTRQDLIDGDDFGHTKEWDMHRREHERLDSDNIHSRPGYRKDTRSRPESVRVSSNFSNRNESSDSIEIRPNKNLDFGREESVSTFPARKAELGSQQDFASGASDEEWGYLAEDRGKTASAFGDDLHERFQDDDSPIEQNSGRNSLDSQAGKGRIQRAMSSSRIGASQSPGSNIQSSFGNNQGTGSLNRGPQQGPKGAKPARGARGRLNGRDTQRVGLQPSMMGPPFGPLGLPPGPMPPIGPNMTHIPPPPIGPGVVIPPFPGPLVWPGARGVDMNMLAAPPNLPPIPPLGPTRPRFPTNMGAGLGHSMYFNQPGPIRGVPPNISAPGFNTIGPGGREMSHDKAPMGWAPPRTSGPSGKAPSRGEQNDYSQNFVDTGMRPQNFIRELELTSVVEDYPKLRELIQRKDEIVANSASPPLYYKCDLREHVLSPEFFGTKFDVILVDPPWEEYAHRAPGITDHLEYWTFDEILNLKIEAIADTPSFIFLWVGDGVGLEQGRQCLKKWGFRRCEDICWVKTNKKNATPGLRHDSRTLFQHSKEHCLMGIKGTVRRSTDGHIIHANIDTDVIIAEEPTDAGSTKKPEDMYRIIEHFALGRRRLELFGEDHNIRSGWLTVGKGLSSSNFNAEAYVRNFSDKDGKVWQGGGGRNPPPDAPHLVMTTSEIESLRPKSPPQKNQQQSTPLLQTGSSSNRRPSGNSPQNPMNPSLSGLNADFSGSEPATPAPWSSSPMVGYRGPDPEMMSIDVYDAYGFNAASSHAFGDHIDFDSHRGPNLL, encoded by the exons ATGGAAGGGTCTGAATCCAGTCGGAGTCGCAGTAAGAGAGATTTTGAGGAGATTACGGAGGCTAGGAGCAGCAGAATGGAAGTTTATGATGACTGGGAAGGCACAGATAAGAAGAAGCACAAGTCCAGCAAGTCGAGGAAGCATGCTGATATAGAAGAAATTGATGAACAGGACAGCGGAAGAAGGAAGGTTTTGGAGGACAGGAATGATGCAAGGAAGAAGTCTGCTGGTAGTGGAGATGAAGATGATTACTCAATGAGAAGGGATTCACGCTCGAAGCTCCCACGAATGAATGCAGATGAGAGAATTGAGAAACGATCTGGTGATGGGTATCGAGATAGGGACCTGGAGAGCACCCGAAAGAAGAGAGATGATGGAAACGAGGGGGAGTTCCCAAGGAAAACGAGTCTGAAAGTTTCTGGTCATGAGATTTCTGATAATAAAACAAGAAACAAAGCGGACAGTTCTTGTGATGGTGAGAATGAGAAACCACATGACCGAGACTCAAGGTATCTTGAAAGGAAAGAGAGCAGCAGAGATAAAAAAGATCAAGGACAGAATGAGCAGGAAAAGAACCCGCAACGTAGGAGATGGGATGAGGTAGAGACCAGCAGGAAAGCAGATGAAAGCAGTCATGCAGACAGATCTGATTCTAGGGTCAGGAAAGCTTCAGAGCACAGCAAACATGAGCTTCATGGAGACAGAGAGCTAGACTTTAGGAATGATTCAGGAGAGGGTAAAAGTAGGGTTTTGGATGCAAGTGGTGAGAAAAGTAGTAGGTCTGGTAACAGGGATGATAGGAGGGAGGATAATTTAAGGGGCAGGAGTTGGGGCAGATCAGAAGCACAAGATGAGGAAAGTAGGGTGATTAATGCCTCTCATGAAACTAAGTCAAATGTTGTCAGAGATGATAGGCAAAGAAGGGTGAGAGAAAGATCTACTGGATCAACAGAAGATGCAGAACTAAATACCCATAGTTACAGTTCGAAGCAACTTAGTGAGAAAGGTGAGAAGCAAAGGCAACAAAGAAACTCGGAACATGGTAGTCGCGATGAAGTTGAAAACTGGGATAAGTCCAACATGGATGAAGATGCGCGTTCACGCACATGGGGTAAAGGTGGGAGGGATTCCAGACGTTATAAAAGGTCTCGCAGTCCTGAGAGGAGCGGAAGAAATCACAGAGAGTTTGATGAGCATGATCGAGGATTTTCGGATTCTGACAATGAAAGAGGCACTAGTGTTAAGGGTGCCTGGAGTGACAAAAATAGAGACTGGGAGACATCTaaagatcattggaagagaagtcaGACCAGGCAGGATTTAATAGATGGGGATGACTTTGGACATACAAAAGAATGGGATATGCATAGGCGTGAGCATGAAAGATTAGACAGTGACAATATTCACAGTAGGCCTGGTTACAGAAAAGATACCAGAAGTAGGCCTGAAAGTGTGAGAGTCTCCTCAAATTTTAGCAACAGAAATGAGAGTTCTGATTCAATAGAAATCAGGCCcaataaaaatttagattttgGAAGGGAAGAATCGGTTTCAACATTTCCTGCAAGGAAAGCAGAATTGGGATCACAACAGGATTTTGCTTCTGGAGCTAGTGATGAGGAATGGGGTTATTTAGCTGAGGATAGGGGTAAAACTGCTTCTGCTTTTGGGGATGATTTACATGAGAGGTTCCAAGATGATGACTCACCTATAGAGCAAAATTCCGGAAGAAATTCTCTTGATTCACAGGCTGGGAAAGGTAGGATCCAGAGAGCTATGAGCTCTAGCCGTATTGGTGCAAGCCAGAGTCCTGGTAGTAATATTCAATCTTCATTTGGGAACAACCAGGGAACAGGCTCTTTAAATAGGGGTCCTCAGCAAGGTCCAAAAGGTGCTAAACCAGCGAGAGGAGCAAGAGGAAGATTAAATGGGAGAGATACTCAACGTGTTGGACTTCAACCTTCAATGATGGGTCCCCCCTTTGGTCCCCTGGGCTTGCCACCTGGTCCGATGCCGCCAATTGGACCAAATATGACCCATATTCCACCACCACCCATTGGACCTGGTGTTGTCATCCCCCCATTTCCAGGACCACTTGTTTGGCCAGGAGCTAGAGGTGTTGATATGAATATGCTTGCTGCCCCACCCAACCTTCCTCCTATCCCACCCCTTGGGCCAACACGACCGAGGTTTCCAACTAATATGGGAGCTGGCCTTGGTCACTCAATGTATTTCAATCAACCTGGCCCTATTAGGGGAGTTCCGCCTAACATATCTGCTCCTGGATTTAACACAATAGGGCCAGGTGGTCGTGAAATGTCACATGATAAAGCTCCGATGGGTTGGGCACCACCAAGAACCAGTGGACCTTCTGGTAAAGCTCCGTCAAGGGGAGAACAGAATGACTACTCTCAAAATTTTGTGGACACTGGTATGAGACCCCAGAATTTCATCAGGGAGTTGGAGCTTACTAGTGTTGTGGAGGACTATCCCAAGTTGAGGGAGCTTATTCAGAGGAAAGATGAGATTGTAGCTAATTCAGCTTCACCACCCTTGTATTATAAGTGTGACCTACGTGAACATGTACTTTCTCCTGAATTTTTTGGCACCAAGTTTGATGTTATTCTTGTGGATCCTCCTTGGGAGGAATATGCTCACCGGGCTCCTGGTATTACCGACCACTTAGAGTACTGGACTTTTGATGAGATACTTAATCTTAAGATTGAG GCAATAGCTGACACTCCATCGTTCATCTTCCTGTGGGTTGGTGATGGTGTGGGCCTGGAACAGGGCCGTCAATGTTTGAAAAAG TGGGGATTTCGAAGGTGTGAAGACATTTGCTGGGTTAAAACCAACAAGAAGAATGCTACTCCAGGTCTGAGGCATGATTCTCGCACACTGTTTCAGCATTCAAAG GAACACTGCTTGATGGGCATAAAGGGAACTGTTCGTCGTAGCACAGATGGGCATATCATCCATGCCAATATCGACACAGATGTTATTATAGCTGAGGAACCAACTGATG CAGGTTCAACCAAAAAGCCAGAGGATATGTATAGGATTATTGAACATTTTGCACTGGGCCGACGAAGGCTTGAACTTTTCGGTGAAGACCATAACATTCGCTCTGGCTGGCTAACAGTAGGAAAAGGACTATCGTCCTCTAATTTTAACGCTGAG GCCTATGTTCGAAACTTTTCTGACAAGGATGGGAAGGTTTGGCAGGGAGGTGGTGGCCGAAACCCACCACCTGATGCTCCACATCTTGTGATGACTACTTCAGAGATTGAAAGTCTGCGGCCCAAATCACCTCCCCAGAAGAATCAACAACAATCAACACCGTTACTGCAGACGGGTAGTTCTAGTAACAGAAGGCCTTCAGGAAACTCTCCGCAGAACCCCATGAATCCATCTCTTTCTGGGTTGAACGCAGATTTTTCGGGCTCGGAACCAGCAACGCCAGCTCCCTGGTCCTCCTCCCCAATGGTAGGATACAGAGGACCAGACCCGGAGATGATGAGCATCGATGTTTATGATGCCTACGGGTTTAATGCTGCTTCGTCACATGCATTTGGAGATCATATTGATTTTGATTCGCATCGGGGACCTAATTTGCTGTAA
- the LOC135582853 gene encoding N6-adenosine-methyltransferase non-catalytic subunit MTB-like isoform X2 produces MEGSESSRSRSKRDFEEITEARSSRMEVYDDWEGTDKKKHKSSKSRKHADIEEIDEQDSGRRKVLEDRNDARKKSAGSGDEDDYSMRRDSRSKLPRMNADERIEKRSGDGYRDRDLESTRKKRDDGNEGEFPRKTSLKVSGHEISDNKTRNKADSSCDGENEKPHDRDSRYLERKESSRDKKDQGQNEQEKNPQRRRWDEVETSRKADESSHADRSDSRVRKASEHSKHELHGDRELDFRNDSGEGKSRVLDASGEKSSRSGNRDDRREDNLRGRSWGRSEAQDEESRVINASHETKSNVVRDDRQRRVRERSTGSTEDAELNTHSYSSKQLSEKGEKQRQQRNSEHGSRDEVENWDKSNMDEDARSRTWGKGGRDSRRYKRSRSPERSGRNHREFDEHDRGFSDSDNERGTSVKGAWSDKNRDWETSKDHWKRSQTRQDLIDGDDFGHTKEWDMHRREHERLDSDNIHSRPGYRKDTRSRPESVRVSSNFSNRNESSDSIEIRPNKNLDFGREESVSTFPARKAELGSQQDFASGASDEEWGYLAEDRGKTASAFGDDLHERFQDDDSPIEQNSGRNSLDSQAGKGRIQRAMSSSRIGASQSPGSNIQSSFGNNQGTGSLNRGPQQGPKGAKPARGARGRLNGRDTQRVGLQPSMMGPPFGPLGLPPGPMPPIGPNMTHIPPPPIGPGVVIPPFPGPLVWPGARGVDMNMLAAPPNLPPIPPLGPTRPRFPTNMGAGLGHSMYFNQPGPIRGVPPNISAPGFNTIGPGGREMSHDKAPMGWAPPRTSGPSGKAPSRGEQNDYSQNFVDTGMRPQNFIRELELTSVVEDYPKLRELIQRKDEIVANSASPPLYYKCDLREHVLSPEFFGTKFDVILVDPPWEEYAHRAPGITDHLEYWTFDEILNLKIEAIADTPSFIFLWVGDGVGLEQGRQCLKKWGFRRCEDICWVKTNKKNATPGLRHDSRTLFQHSKEHCLMGIKGTVRRSTDGHIIHANIDTDVIIAEEPTDGSTKKPEDMYRIIEHFALGRRRLELFGEDHNIRSGWLTVGKGLSSSNFNAEAYVRNFSDKDGKVWQGGGGRNPPPDAPHLVMTTSEIESLRPKSPPQKNQQQSTPLLQTGSSSNRRPSGNSPQNPMNPSLSGLNADFSGSEPATPAPWSSSPMVGYRGPDPEMMSIDVYDAYGFNAASSHAFGDHIDFDSHRGPNLL; encoded by the exons ATGGAAGGGTCTGAATCCAGTCGGAGTCGCAGTAAGAGAGATTTTGAGGAGATTACGGAGGCTAGGAGCAGCAGAATGGAAGTTTATGATGACTGGGAAGGCACAGATAAGAAGAAGCACAAGTCCAGCAAGTCGAGGAAGCATGCTGATATAGAAGAAATTGATGAACAGGACAGCGGAAGAAGGAAGGTTTTGGAGGACAGGAATGATGCAAGGAAGAAGTCTGCTGGTAGTGGAGATGAAGATGATTACTCAATGAGAAGGGATTCACGCTCGAAGCTCCCACGAATGAATGCAGATGAGAGAATTGAGAAACGATCTGGTGATGGGTATCGAGATAGGGACCTGGAGAGCACCCGAAAGAAGAGAGATGATGGAAACGAGGGGGAGTTCCCAAGGAAAACGAGTCTGAAAGTTTCTGGTCATGAGATTTCTGATAATAAAACAAGAAACAAAGCGGACAGTTCTTGTGATGGTGAGAATGAGAAACCACATGACCGAGACTCAAGGTATCTTGAAAGGAAAGAGAGCAGCAGAGATAAAAAAGATCAAGGACAGAATGAGCAGGAAAAGAACCCGCAACGTAGGAGATGGGATGAGGTAGAGACCAGCAGGAAAGCAGATGAAAGCAGTCATGCAGACAGATCTGATTCTAGGGTCAGGAAAGCTTCAGAGCACAGCAAACATGAGCTTCATGGAGACAGAGAGCTAGACTTTAGGAATGATTCAGGAGAGGGTAAAAGTAGGGTTTTGGATGCAAGTGGTGAGAAAAGTAGTAGGTCTGGTAACAGGGATGATAGGAGGGAGGATAATTTAAGGGGCAGGAGTTGGGGCAGATCAGAAGCACAAGATGAGGAAAGTAGGGTGATTAATGCCTCTCATGAAACTAAGTCAAATGTTGTCAGAGATGATAGGCAAAGAAGGGTGAGAGAAAGATCTACTGGATCAACAGAAGATGCAGAACTAAATACCCATAGTTACAGTTCGAAGCAACTTAGTGAGAAAGGTGAGAAGCAAAGGCAACAAAGAAACTCGGAACATGGTAGTCGCGATGAAGTTGAAAACTGGGATAAGTCCAACATGGATGAAGATGCGCGTTCACGCACATGGGGTAAAGGTGGGAGGGATTCCAGACGTTATAAAAGGTCTCGCAGTCCTGAGAGGAGCGGAAGAAATCACAGAGAGTTTGATGAGCATGATCGAGGATTTTCGGATTCTGACAATGAAAGAGGCACTAGTGTTAAGGGTGCCTGGAGTGACAAAAATAGAGACTGGGAGACATCTaaagatcattggaagagaagtcaGACCAGGCAGGATTTAATAGATGGGGATGACTTTGGACATACAAAAGAATGGGATATGCATAGGCGTGAGCATGAAAGATTAGACAGTGACAATATTCACAGTAGGCCTGGTTACAGAAAAGATACCAGAAGTAGGCCTGAAAGTGTGAGAGTCTCCTCAAATTTTAGCAACAGAAATGAGAGTTCTGATTCAATAGAAATCAGGCCcaataaaaatttagattttgGAAGGGAAGAATCGGTTTCAACATTTCCTGCAAGGAAAGCAGAATTGGGATCACAACAGGATTTTGCTTCTGGAGCTAGTGATGAGGAATGGGGTTATTTAGCTGAGGATAGGGGTAAAACTGCTTCTGCTTTTGGGGATGATTTACATGAGAGGTTCCAAGATGATGACTCACCTATAGAGCAAAATTCCGGAAGAAATTCTCTTGATTCACAGGCTGGGAAAGGTAGGATCCAGAGAGCTATGAGCTCTAGCCGTATTGGTGCAAGCCAGAGTCCTGGTAGTAATATTCAATCTTCATTTGGGAACAACCAGGGAACAGGCTCTTTAAATAGGGGTCCTCAGCAAGGTCCAAAAGGTGCTAAACCAGCGAGAGGAGCAAGAGGAAGATTAAATGGGAGAGATACTCAACGTGTTGGACTTCAACCTTCAATGATGGGTCCCCCCTTTGGTCCCCTGGGCTTGCCACCTGGTCCGATGCCGCCAATTGGACCAAATATGACCCATATTCCACCACCACCCATTGGACCTGGTGTTGTCATCCCCCCATTTCCAGGACCACTTGTTTGGCCAGGAGCTAGAGGTGTTGATATGAATATGCTTGCTGCCCCACCCAACCTTCCTCCTATCCCACCCCTTGGGCCAACACGACCGAGGTTTCCAACTAATATGGGAGCTGGCCTTGGTCACTCAATGTATTTCAATCAACCTGGCCCTATTAGGGGAGTTCCGCCTAACATATCTGCTCCTGGATTTAACACAATAGGGCCAGGTGGTCGTGAAATGTCACATGATAAAGCTCCGATGGGTTGGGCACCACCAAGAACCAGTGGACCTTCTGGTAAAGCTCCGTCAAGGGGAGAACAGAATGACTACTCTCAAAATTTTGTGGACACTGGTATGAGACCCCAGAATTTCATCAGGGAGTTGGAGCTTACTAGTGTTGTGGAGGACTATCCCAAGTTGAGGGAGCTTATTCAGAGGAAAGATGAGATTGTAGCTAATTCAGCTTCACCACCCTTGTATTATAAGTGTGACCTACGTGAACATGTACTTTCTCCTGAATTTTTTGGCACCAAGTTTGATGTTATTCTTGTGGATCCTCCTTGGGAGGAATATGCTCACCGGGCTCCTGGTATTACCGACCACTTAGAGTACTGGACTTTTGATGAGATACTTAATCTTAAGATTGAG GCAATAGCTGACACTCCATCGTTCATCTTCCTGTGGGTTGGTGATGGTGTGGGCCTGGAACAGGGCCGTCAATGTTTGAAAAAG TGGGGATTTCGAAGGTGTGAAGACATTTGCTGGGTTAAAACCAACAAGAAGAATGCTACTCCAGGTCTGAGGCATGATTCTCGCACACTGTTTCAGCATTCAAAG GAACACTGCTTGATGGGCATAAAGGGAACTGTTCGTCGTAGCACAGATGGGCATATCATCCATGCCAATATCGACACAGATGTTATTATAGCTGAGGAACCAACTGATG GTTCAACCAAAAAGCCAGAGGATATGTATAGGATTATTGAACATTTTGCACTGGGCCGACGAAGGCTTGAACTTTTCGGTGAAGACCATAACATTCGCTCTGGCTGGCTAACAGTAGGAAAAGGACTATCGTCCTCTAATTTTAACGCTGAG GCCTATGTTCGAAACTTTTCTGACAAGGATGGGAAGGTTTGGCAGGGAGGTGGTGGCCGAAACCCACCACCTGATGCTCCACATCTTGTGATGACTACTTCAGAGATTGAAAGTCTGCGGCCCAAATCACCTCCCCAGAAGAATCAACAACAATCAACACCGTTACTGCAGACGGGTAGTTCTAGTAACAGAAGGCCTTCAGGAAACTCTCCGCAGAACCCCATGAATCCATCTCTTTCTGGGTTGAACGCAGATTTTTCGGGCTCGGAACCAGCAACGCCAGCTCCCTGGTCCTCCTCCCCAATGGTAGGATACAGAGGACCAGACCCGGAGATGATGAGCATCGATGTTTATGATGCCTACGGGTTTAATGCTGCTTCGTCACATGCATTTGGAGATCATATTGATTTTGATTCGCATCGGGGACCTAATTTGCTGTAA
- the LOC135638950 gene encoding uncharacterized protein LOC135638950, whose protein sequence is MARNKTRLLIPRVCLRRFLLVLLALLVASSEGGKKRVSIPDELDDVVDEEEDEEWKRWGQKTTKPDLPPPPDFSRMSPLEIQAEMMKRHTGPSLGFVKLRPGVPRSREDVPAIAMRWSKVLRTGSVGVKFMAVDLNTIMFTMERGQDLEELKEFVLSQPEAYEIKIGQQLYRRPGDPPLDEVVESLHKKKTSANAHEIGRDSHTLSDEL, encoded by the exons ATGGCGAGGAACAAGACTCGCTTGCTCATCCCTCGCGTTTGTCTCCGTCGTTTCCTCCTCGTGCTCTTGGCACTGTTGGTGGCGTCGTCGGAGGGTGGGAAGAAGAGAGTAAGCATCCCGGACGAGCTCGACGACGTggtggacgaggaggaggacgaggagtggAAACGGTGGGGCCAGAAGACGACGAAGCCCGACCTCCCCCCGCCGCCCGACTTCTCGCGGATGAGCCCCTTGGAGATCCAGGCCGAGATGATGAAGCGCCACACTGGCCCCTCCCTCGGCTTCGTGAAGCTTCGGCCGGGTGTTCCCCGCTCCAGG GAAGATGTACCTGCCATTGCTATGAGATGGAGCAAGGTTCTAAGAACTGGATCTGTTGGGGTCAAGTTCATGGCTGTTGACCTGAACACCATCATGTTTACAATGGAAAGAGGCCAAGATTTGGAAGAG TTGAAAGAGTTTGTTCTGAGTCAGCCAGAAGCATACGAGATTAAGATTGGGCAACAATTGTATCGAAGACCTGGTGATCCTCCGCTCGATGAAGTTGTTGAGAGTCTACATAAAAAGAAGACTAGTGCCAATGCCCATGAAATTGGCAGAGATTCACATACTTTGAGTGACGAGCTGTGA
- the LOC135638949 gene encoding AT-rich interactive domain-containing protein 2-like: MAGWPLASAGVSLDVVEILRKLQSIGFCSDLDVPGSETGCEKWSVLFDRILSVFSKEVDRRGGIRPLPAMVGTGHRVDLLKLYSLVQEMGGCDLVTENCAWASVAQALGLELGFGSSLKLVFFKYLDVVDRWLQRVSGKKVAGKRSGYKKLRLLGVGEGCGAITDHKKADCQSPVPLGSKKDQFLSPLKGSGCRSQLDTDGNDNCDVLISEASTVDGGGLNHLKRKRDDLVGMLEWVRNWAKNPGYCSGGKFMASDRGKVKGLASSEHYAQVLLARQAVSHRRTRRTFSQATHHQNGFHSICENGNGTISHEETKCNKKSKSRTCHQTFCLHEDDMDNKGLMAAGEESNDVKHGLQNPCLDAIADWLSSGPPHVKIPVGRQFQAEVPIWTGQPSVSTTGSDDFKWLGTRIWPPEGQENAPFDNVAIGRGRQAICQCEWPGFVECTRFHIAEKRLQLKRELGPAFYVWGFRSMGEEVALSWTEEEECKFKAIVHSNRPSLDKNFWNKLYLYFPLKKRKNLVSYYFNVFLVGRRRYQNRVTHNSIDSDDEDMEFGSVSTSFGQGAVKIHDSVSVICAQNMQCMDLDG, from the exons ATGGCCGGATGGCCTCTCGCCTCGGCGGGCGTCTCCCTCGACGTCGTGGAGATCCTCCGCAAGCTCCAAAGCATCGGGTTCTGTTCCGATCTCGATGTACCTGGCTCGGAGACTGGCTGCGAGAAGTGGAGCGTTCTGTTTGATCGGATCCTGTCGGTTTTCTCGAAGGAGGTCGATCGGAGGGGCGGGATCCGCCCGCTGCCGGCCATGGTCGGCACTGGGCATCGCGTGGATTTGTTGAAGCTCTATTCCTTGGTGCAGGAAATGGGTGGCTGCGACCTGGTGACGGAGAACTGCGCGTGGGCGTCGGTGGCGCAGGCGCTTGGGTTGGAGTTGGGGTTTGGGTCGTCGTTGAAACTGGTGTTCTTTAAGTACTTGGATGTGGTCGACCGGTGGTTGCAGAGAGTTTCGGGGAAGAAGGTTGCAGGGAAACGGTCTGGATACAAGAAATTACGTCTTTTGGGTGTCGGAGAGGGTTGTGGAGCAATTACAGATCATAAAAAGGCGGATTGTCAGTCTCCAGTTCCTTTGGGTTCCAAGAAAGATCAGTTCCTTTCACCACTCAAGGGCAGCGGGTGTAGGTCGCAACTCGATACCGATGGGAATGATAATTGTGACGTTCTCATCTCGGAAGCAAGCACAGTTGATGGAGGAGGATTAAATCATCTCAAGAGGAAGCGGGATGATTTGGTGGGGATGCTTGAATGGGTGAGAAATTGGGCGAAGAATCCTGGCTACTGTTCTGGTGGGAAATTTATGGCAAGTGACAGAGGAAAAGTCAAGGGTCTTGCAAGTAGTGAGCACTATGCTCAGGTACTTCTGGCCAGGCAAGCTGTGTCTCATAGAAGAACTCGCCGAACATTCTCTCAAGCAACTCATCATCAG AATGGATTCCACTCCATTTGTGAGAATGGTAATGGTACCATTTCCCATGAGGAAACAAAATGCAATAAAAAATCCAAATCAAGAACTTGTCATCAAACATTCTGTCTTCATGAAGATGACATGGACAACAAGGGTCTGATGGCTGCAGGTGAGGAAAGCAATGATGTGAAACATGGGCTTCAGAATCCCTGCTTAGATGCAATAGCTGATTGGCTTTCTAGCGGTCCACCCCATGTGAAGATACCTGTAGGCAGACAATTTCAAGCAGAGGTACCAATTTGGACTGGCCAGCCTTCTGTATCTACTACTGGTTCTGATGATTTCAAATGGTTGGGTACCAGGATCTGGCCTCCTGAAGGTCAAGAGAACGCACCATTTGATAATGTTGCTATAGGAAGGGGTAGGCAAGCTATCTGTCAATGTGAATGGCCAGGTTTTGTAGAGTGCACTAGGTTTCACATTGCTGAGAAAAGGCTGCAATTAAAACGTGAACTGGGTCCAGCTTTCTATGTTTGGGGATTCCGAAGTATGGGTGAGGAGGTCGCACTTTCATGGACAGAGGAAGAAGAATGTAAGTTCAAGGCCATTGTTCATTCGAATCGGCCATCTCTTGATAAAAACTTCTGGAACAAGCTTTATTTGTATTTTCCTCTCAAGAAGAGGAAAAATCTGGTGAGCTATTACTTCAATGTGTTTCTTGTTGGGCGCCGAAGGTACCAGAACCGTGTGACACATAACAGCATTGACAGCGATGATGAGGATATGGAATTTGGCTCTGTAAGCACTTCTTTTGGCCAAGGGGCAGTTAAAATCCATGATTCAGTTTCTGTCATCTGTGCTCAGAATATGCAATGTATGGATCTAGATGGATAA